Part of the Triticum urartu cultivar G1812 chromosome 2, Tu2.1, whole genome shotgun sequence genome, AAAATCGAAATGACATTTTTCATTCAAAGCTGTACCATTGAAATGTCCCTAGTTTCTCCTCAGGTTCACACACGGTATGATAATATGTTAGGATCGCATGGCCCAGTCCATCAAGTTCTCACCTGAGTAGAGGGCGACACCGCGGCAATGGACGCGCGCAAAGCCGCCACGGCGATCTTGTACCGGTGCCTCGCCTCGTCGAGCGAACCACCAGAGCCCCCCGCGGCTCCCCCCATGGTATCGGCGTCGGAGTCGGCGGAGTGGGGTGGCGGGGGAGCTGCGTTTTGGTGGTGGGGATGCTGGGAGGCGGCGGAAGCGGCGGTGGCTGTGGCGGAGGAGGACCAGAGCGCGGGGTTGCAGAGCTCGTCGTTCATGGAGGAAAGGATCTGGAAAGCGGAGGCGATCGTCTCCTCGAGGTGCCGCTGGCCCTCCGCCGCCAGCTCCTGCCTCCGCCGAGCTGCGACTGAGGCCATTAGTTAATCTCGCCTGAACCCTAGCTCTCCGCCGCCGATCTGAGCTTAGCTCAGTCCTGGCAGCTAGTAGCTTGCTAAGCACTTTCCGGGCCGACCTAGTTAAGAGCCGAATGGGCTTAAAGGGCGAAACTGGGCTCGTGTCTGGCCTCGCTCGTCCAGCATCATTTATATGTCTCAAAAGTTGCTCAAAAAAATATGTCTACAGTTTTTTTTTTTTGATAAATCTATGTCTACTATTTGAACGCCAGTGGTTGTCACGGAATACAAAACTGTGAAAGATAAATAACATAATTTACTACATTTTTGAAGATTATATTTAAGTCCTAATAATATTTTATTAACAACATCAGCTGAATAGAGAAAATACTAAAGCTAAGCATATATTTATATCATGAGAAAAAAAGCTAGAAAAGTAGTAAGCATGAGTTATTTCAGCTCATAGTTTCCACTCACATCATAAAATGGTACATAGTCTCATCACTAGAGCCATCTCTCCAAGCAAAATAGATATGTTGTAGTGAACAAATTACAGTTTGGGTGGTGATTAAATTGCAATATTTATGATTATGATTACTCACGGCATAATTTAATATACGCATCCTGTTCGTGACATGTAAATTGTTAATGCAACAGTATATACAACTAATACTCAACCCAAAGACTGTTATCCACATGCATATTAGGATATTAAGTGCATAACAAACAGAGCATTGCAATAAGCATCATGATACAATGTAGACAATAAAACTATCATTCAAGCGTGATAAAGAAAACACTATTTTATTctttagtagcaacaatacaatacaatatgtgtcttGTCAGCTCTTGTCAGTGGGATATAGAATACTACATGATTGAACTCACTATCATACACCACTCACTCTGAAGAACTACTGATCAAACTTGGCCAAAGAAGAAAAATAGATTGGAGAGCATGCATGACTACTTAGTTATGCAGCAAATAGAACCACAGAAAAGTCAATAAAATTCATAAACAAATATGATCATAAAGTGACAATTCATCATATCCCAACAAACACAACACCGATTACATCAAATTAATCTTGATCATGTGAGGCAGCTCACGAGAGCCTTGTATTGAGGCATAAGGGAGAGGATGTTATCTAGCTATTGCCAGGAACCCAACGTCCTAAGGAAACTACTCACACCTGGACATGGTGGCAGAAAGGTCGATGAAGATGGCTCCGATGatggattccccctccgacaacACGCCGGAACAGGCCTCCAGTTTGGATCTTCCCGGAACAGGAACTTGCGGCGGCAGAAAAATCACGAAAAATTGGTGTGGGGGTTTCAAGAAATATATAATTTATAGGCTGAGGGGGGCATAATACGGTGGGGGCGCCAAATGGGCCCACCACATGGCCCCACTTGCATGCATGGCTTGACAGCATGGGGGCCACGGCAGGCCCTGGTGCTTTCTGGAATTTTTGTCCTCtgaaaaaatcatcaaaaatatTCGGGGTATTTTGAGGTCATGAATATCGATTTTCTAAAAAACCAAAATCAtgcaaaaacaacaactggctTTGAGCACTGAATTAATAAGTTAGTCCAGAGAAATAATATAAATTGCTATAAACAATATATGAAAAGATATGATATAGTAAGAAATAATCAAAAATCACATATACGTTTGAGACATATCAAAGGGTTTTTGCAAATCTTTATAGTTCAGAAGGAGTCGAGGACTTGAATATTCTGTTGGATGGTATTCCTCGGAAGATGACGGATGGCCTAAATGCTGACTTATCCAAACCTTATAATCTCGAAGAGATAAAGTGTGCTTCTTGTTTCAAATTTTCCCAATGAGGGCCCTAGGACCGGATGGGTTCCCCGCTCCATTTTTAAGCTTTGTGTTGAGGTTAAAAATTGTTAAGCTttgttcatttatttgcactagtATCAACCTTTggtgcctagtggatgtaatatattATAATATGTTGAGATGTCCTATTATAACTTGTATGCTTATCATTAACTGTCGTATATTGCATAGCGCGGTTCGCACCTCATGGGCCGCACGTTGGCTGCAACCACCAAGCACCAAAAATGGGTTGAAAGAACCATGGGACGAATGCATCGCATGCCACTTCTGGGCCGAAAGCACCACAGGCGTAAAATGGCCCAAAACCTTCGCAAGATGTGGTATGCTCAAGGGCATTACGCTCCATGGGTCATGAAGGGGCATGAAACACGATGAGCCGCTGATGGGCCAAAATTAGTACGGGCTGAAacggccaaaataatcatgggcCACAAAGAGGCCAAAAGTAGTAAGGCCCCATGAACCAAAAACAATTTGGATATATAATGGGCCGTAAATATGCCAATGTACACCACGGGACACAAATGAAATCAAAAGCATCACAAGCTGTTAATGGACTAAAAGGGGCAACAGACCAAAAATGACCCATAGGCAAGAAGGGACGTTAATGGACCAAAAGGCATGATGGTCCGGAAATGACCCGCTAATGGACTAAAAGGCGCGATGGCCCATAAATGGCCCTGCAACAACATGGGTCGTTAATAGACCAAACGACGCGACGGGCCAAAAATGGTTCAAAGGCAGCAAGGGTCGTTAATGGACCAAAAGGCGCAACGGGCCGAAAATGGCACAGAGGCAACACGGGCTGTTAGTGGACCAAAAGGCACGCGAGCTGAATATGGCCTTGAGTAAACACAGGTCCTTAATAGACCAAAAGACACCACGGCACGGAAATGGCCGAGGGACATGCAGACCATAAATTGGCCAAAATGTACCATGAGCCTTATATGGTCTCAAGACTCGACGGGCCGTAAAAGAGCCAGAATATACAAAAGGTTGCAAATACCTAGAAGCATCACGAGCGGTAAAGATCTGAGCCAGTACACAGGTTGTCAAGGTTCGAGCCACTACACGGGGCCGTTAATGGGTTGAAAGCAAGTATGGGCTGAATTAGAAAACGATACCACGAGCCACACATGGGCCCAAAGTATCAATGGGCTGGGACCATATTGAATGGCCCACGGGCCCCTAATGGGATGAATTCAGACATGTCCTAAGGGGTCGTGGGTACCCaagccgtaaatgggctatatacaaATAGATTGTTATGATGCCGATAATGTGCTGGCCTGATTACTTTTGACTAAGTCAAGTGGGCCTTAAGAAGGCCTTTTGCTGGGCTGACCTTTTTAACAAAACATGCCACTATTAGaacgtgccacgtgtcgatgttTCATAGGCGCATATCATCCATTGGATGGGCAACACATGTCATAAAGTAGAGCTGGCACGTGGCTTTGTTAGCGAATGAGAAGCTGACGCATGGAAAATCATCATTGATGGGGGTTGTTAACGGGTATCGGATCCGGAACCCGCACCCGATGGCTTAACGGCACCCCGTTACGGTGGTTACCACATGTCGGCTACCCTTGACGAAACAGTTCTGTGAAGCAtcatttatcatcatggaagtggacacttccatgatgaaaAGTGATCATTATTATTGAACACATCCTCGATGGCACATGTATGagtatcttgattctgtcataaactGTCACGAAAATACATGattgacagaaaacatgacctactgtgacaaacgtGTATCATCACAGATGtatctttttttgtagtgtctcgACTAGGCCGATGTGGCCAGGTGAGTCGGCAACAAAACTCATGGAGCTGAAAAATGAAGATTTGGCCCAACATGTAGACCGTGCTAGTGTCAACTAGCAGTCCCATCTGAACTCTATGTTCACCACGCAAGACTTGTATGGGCCACCACTATCAGAGATGATTCAACCGGATCCCTTGGTGGGGTATCCCTGTGAGGTGAGTAGATCAAAGGGGAAACATAAGACCATATTTACCTAGGTCCAGGCCCTCCTCACGAGGTAAACCCCCACTCATGCTCGTGTATATTGTGATTGGGTTGTACAAAGTA contains:
- the LOC125538050 gene encoding mediator of RNA polymerase II transcription subunit 30-like, encoding MASVAARRRQELAAEGQRHLEETIASAFQILSSMNDELCNPALWSSSATATAASAASQHPHHQNAAPPPPHSADSDADTMGGAAGGSGGSLDEARHRYKIAVAALRASIAAVSPSTQEMGPTESKGDQAEIERLEEHASSLRKEIESKNKQLKLLIDQLRDLISDISMWQSPCSV